Proteins from one Triticum aestivum cultivar Chinese Spring chromosome 7A, IWGSC CS RefSeq v2.1, whole genome shotgun sequence genomic window:
- the LOC123154967 gene encoding protein NRT1/ PTR FAMILY 5.8: MATEKGSSASLGRPCILIIVVAGVERFAFKGVASNMVNYLTGVVGMSTAAAAQSVSAWVGITSMLPLVSAVLADSYWDRYSTVTASSLLYVAGLAGLASWAMLHKWLPWATLFLPLYLISIGQGAYNPSLQAFGADQLDIGDEDDDGGGTAEEKGKVKSAFFQWWYFGICCGSLLGNTTMSYVQDTVGWGIGFAVPCAAMALSVAAFLCCTPLYKKISQPRSADRPCSESILRALKSLLASVSAGKIRLSSRHDGQDDGDDKNNASELELQEKPLKLAKLTDPEETNGPGVAKIILRLLPIWTVLLMFAVIFQQPMTFFTKQGTLMDHRVAGGAFVIPPATLQSTITVSIIILMPLYDRVIIPLIGAVTRESKGITVLQRIGVGMVFSVVAMVVAALVESRRRHEAAGQMSIAWLLPQYVLLGVSDVFAVVGMQEFFYSQVPDAMRTIGIGLYLSVFGVGSLVGTLLIAAIEVATAGGAGKGHGWFSDDPREARMDNYYWFLVLLSSVSFVIFTQLCRCYH, encoded by the exons ATGGCGACGGAGAAGGGGTCGTCGGCGTCGCTGGGCCGGCCGTGTATTCTGATCATAG TGGTGGCCGGCGTGGAGAGGTTCGCGTTCAAGGGGGTGGCGTCCAACATGGTGAATTACCTCACCGGCGTCGTGGGGatgagcacggcggcggcggcccagAGCGTCAGCGCGTGGGTAGGGATCACCTCCATGCTGCCGCTCGTCAGCGCCGTCCTCGCCGACTCCTACTGGGATCGCTACTCCACCGTCACCGCCTCCTCCTTGCTCTACGTCGCC GGGCTGGCAGGACTAGCCTCATGGGCAATGCTTCACAAATGGCTGCCATGGGCGACGCTCTTCTTGCCACTTTACCTGATCTCCATCGGGCAAGGCGCGTACAATCCTTCGCTGCAAGCCTTCGGCGCCGACCAGCTCGAcatcggagacgaggacgacgacggcggcggcacggCGGAGGAGAAGGGCAAGGTGAAGAGCGCCTTCTTCCAGTGGTGGTACTTCGGCATATGCTGCGGCAGCCTCCTGGGGAACACCACCATGTCCTACGTCCAGGACACCGTCGGCTGGGGCATCGGCTTCGCCGTCCCCTGCGCCGCCATGGCCCTGTCCGTCGCGGCGTTCCTCTGCTGCACCCCTCTCTACAAGAAGATCAGCCAGCCAAGAAGCGCCGACAGGCCTTGCTCTGAGAGCATCCTCAGAGCTCTCAAGTCACTTCTTGCGAGTGTTTCGGCCGGAAAGATCCGTTTGTCGTCGAGACATGATGGTCAAGACGACGGCGACGACAAGAACAATGCTTCCGAGCTAGA GTTGCAGGAGAAGCCCCTGAAACTAGCCAAGCTAACTGACCCGGAAGAGACCAACGGACCCGGCGTGGCCAAGATCATCCTCAGGCTGCTGCCGATCTGGACGGTGCTGCTCATGTTCGCGGTGATCTTCCAGCAGCCGATGACCTTCTTCACGAAGCAGGGCACGCTGATGGACCACCGGGTCGCCGGCGGCGCCTTCGTGATCCCGCCGGCGACGCTCCAGAGCACGATCACCGtgtccatcatcatcctcatgCCGCTCTACGACAGGGTGATCATCCCCCTGATCGGCGCCGTCACCCGGGAAAGCAAGGGGATCACGGTGCTCCAGCGGATCGGCGTGGGCATGGTGTTCTCCGTCGTGGCCATGGTCGTTGCGGCGCTCGTCGAGTCCCGGCGCCGCCACGAGGCTGCCGGCCAGATGAGCATTGCCTGGCTGCTCCCGCAGTACGTGCTGCTGGGCGTCTCGGACGTGTTCGCCGTCGTGGGGATGCAGGAGTTCTTCTACTCGCAGGTCCCCGACGCGATGAGGACCATCGGCATCGGGCTCTACCTCAGCGTCTTCGGCGTCGGGAGCCTCGTCGGGACGCTGCTGATCGCGGCGATCGAGGTGGCCACGGCGGGGGGCGCCGGCAAGGGCCACGGCTGGTTCTCCGACGATCCCCGGGAGGCGCGCATGGATAACTACTACTGGTTCTTGGTGCTCCTGAGCTCCGTTAGCTTCGTGATCTTCACACAGCTTTGCAGGTGCTACCATTAG